The following coding sequences lie in one Oncorhynchus gorbuscha isolate QuinsamMale2020 ecotype Even-year linkage group LG10, OgorEven_v1.0, whole genome shotgun sequence genomic window:
- the LOC124046018 gene encoding zinc finger protein 217-like: MPTHLLLPYVESPDGLGQDSLNISSGASTPGAGSSMTPHCNIVDKAEPQPEERLLEALDCMFCDQTFTHQDDLGPHVLTQHPTTLFEPAVLCVEAEYLIPGERARSKPSLPSVKEVEVFSCVVCDRTTEDTSELESHMRTHKDCFTFHCNLCGRRFKEPWFLRNHIRFHKTKAQQNLDGPIIINEVIQDQVAEPVITPYKMCFTCGFFFPDKDSLVEHSKVHRKESEADEDRENDRLEDSLIQEGFLRGLNLCPISEKSSTTPERSSKWIAQLDPFNTYQAWQLATKGKVAVGPSVAKDVGLSQNNSSDNEDSGSDKELTHIWSEGQGGDDKGVKENIDGDLKSRQTTDETPSPEPDQKSSRNDKPTRCEDCGRAFRTYHQLVLHSRVHKRERGEGESPTASIDGKLSRAGSPREEGSEDGLEVGAPGYAFYSDKSEDGFDRMKVKHLVSSRECSYCGKTFRSSYYLNIHLRTHTGEKPYKCIYCDYAAAQKTSLRYHLDRRHKDKPYTDIPNKPVVSGPSPILNEFPRNREDKRVPNRSKLWQTPNVKLATKPCANVKPEDRFNNIGGKLDGPLAQVNAEYGKLITTAAYSSSTDDAHIKFPVLINPKMEGKEIDKGFEAPLNLSLKVSLSVSATLIPRNALISNVCSSCAFSTLYPEVLLMHKKLVHKEKLEMIKKSRSLKQKRYTGCPPALEGKDVLPLPPIDRRHPRRTKSPTPQPPGKSAEKTHPAASPHGPKQSQSSEPPQRETALDTRRYRMMIEHRTSQGQSRFTEPAEQSNTKGTKDNRSVVVDRPRQSPSDSKGASGQSVRSGPGRNWNGVVWPSDTAKLCLSSRFGSLPPMDFGGEPSSKRPRYSGLPGRETDTVETSSFRTEYNRLLNSGRPQVKNSFSSQGTSLSNNRPQAYAPVKASNPPASASSSSMETDWNMINILRSYSPSDLASLYHPTVANPSHGVLTNPRGGRPSPYPASMLQRRAYSRPISSEHSGPPDKST; the protein is encoded by the exons ATGCCAACTCACCTGTTGTTGCCATATGTGGAAAGTCCAGATGGACTTGGACAAGACAGTCTAAACATTAGTAGTGGTGCTAGCACGCCAGGGGCTGGCTCCAGCATGACCCCTCACTGTAACATCGTTGACAAGGCTGAGCCTCAGCCTGAGGAAAGACTGCTGGAAGCCCTGGACTGCATGTTTTGTGACCAGACTTTCACACACCAAGATGACCTGGGCCCACACGTCCTGACCCAGCACCCCACAACGTTGTTTGAACCTGCCGTTTTGTGTGTGGAGGCAGAGTACTTGATCCCAGGTGAAAGGGCCAGGTCCAAACCCAGCTTGCCATCTGTAAAGGAGGTGGAGGTGTTTAGCTGTGTTGTGTGTGATCGGACCACAGAGGACACCAGCGAGCTGGAGAGCCACATGCGGACGCACAAGGACTGTTTCACTTTTCACTGTAACCTTTGTGGCCGGCGGTTCAAGGAACCCTGGTTTCTCAGGAACCATATCAGGTTCCATAAGACAAAGGCCCAGCAGAACCTGGACGGTCCAATTATTATCAATGAAGTCATCCAAGACCAAGTCGCAGAGCCTGTAATCACGCCTTACAAAATGTGCTTTACCTGTGGATTCTTTTTCCCTGATAAAGACAGTTTGGTGGAACACAGTAAAGTACATCGTAAAGAATCAGAGgctgatgaagacagagaaaatgATAGACTGGAAGATTCCCTCATTCAAGAAGGTTTTTTACGGGGTCTCAACCTTTGTCCCATATCTGAGAAAAGTAGTACGACACCAGAGAGATCCTCCAAGTGGATAGCCCAACTAGACCCTTTCAACACTTACCAGGCCTGGCAACTTGCCACCAAGGGAAAGGTAGCAGTTGGTCCAAGTGTGGCTAAAGACGTAGGCCTAAGTCAAAACAACAGCTCTGACAACGAGGACTCTGGCTCAGATAAGGAACTGACACACATCTGGTCAGAAGGCCAAGGAGGTGACGACAAGGGGGTTAAGGAAAACATCGATGGAGATCTGAAatccagacagactacagacgAGACTCCGTCACCGGAGCCTGATCAGAAGTCAAGTCGAAATGATAAGCCGACCCGCTGCGAGGACTGCGGGAGGGCGTTCAGGACGTACCACCAGCTTGTTCTCCACTCCAGGGTGCacaagagggagaggggtgagggggagagccCCACCGCCTCCATTGATGGAAAGCTCTCCAGAGCAGGGTCCCCCAGAGAGGAGGGGTCTGAAGACGGGTTAGAGGTGGGAGCACCGGGATATGCTTTCTATTCAG ATAAAAGTGAAGATGGCTTTGATCGAATGAAGGTGAAACATCTTGTGTCCTCCAGAGAATGTAGTTATTGTGGCAAGACCTTCCGTTCCAGCTATTACCTCAACATTCACCTCAGGACGCATACAG GTGAAAAGCCATACAAATGTATATACTGTGACTATGCTGCAGCCCAGAAGACCTCACTGAGATATCACTTGGATCGACGTCACAAGGACAAACCATACACTGACATCCCTAATAAGCCTGTGGTGTCTGGGCCATCTCCCATTTTGAATGAATTCCCCAGAAACCGGGAAGATAAACGGGTTCCCAACAGGTCCAAACTATGGCAGACTCCCAATGTCAAACTAGCAACCAAACCTTGTGCCAATGTAAAACCAGAGGATAGATTTAATAACATCGGTGGCAAGCTTGACGGCCCGCTTGCTCAAGTGAATGCTGAGTATGGGAAATTGATTACTACGGCTGCTTACTCCTCTTCTACTGATGATGCGCACATAAAATTCCCTGTACTTATTAACCCGAAGATGGAAGGAAAGGAGATAGACAAGGGCTTTGAGGCTCCGTTAAATTTGTCCTTAAAAGTGTCACTTTCCGTCTCTGCCACCCTAATACCAAGGAACGCATTGATTTCAAATGTCTGTTCGTCCTGTGCCTTTAGCACTCTGTACCCAGAGGTCCTGCTCATGCACAAGAAGCTGGTTCACAAGGAGAAGTTGGAAATGATTAAGAAGAGCAGAAGTCTTAAACAGAAGCGTTACACTGGGTGCCCCCCTGCCCTAGAGGGAAAAGATGTCCTCCCGCTGCCTCCTATTGACAGGAGACACCCTCGGCGGACCAAATCCCCAACTCCACAGCCTCCTGGAAAATCTGCCGAGAAGacccaccctgccgcctctcctCATGGGCCCAAACAGTCCCAGAGCAGCGAACCACCACAGAGGGAGACAGCCCTGGACACTCGGCGGTACAGGATGATGATTGAGCATCGCACCAGTCAAGGCCAGTCCAGGTTTACAGAACCAGCTGAACAATCCAACACCAAAGGTACAAAAGataacaggtctgtagtggtGGACAGACCAAGGCAGAGCCCATCGGACAGCAAAGGGGCGAGCGGACAGAGTGTAAGAAGTGGCCCAGGCAGAAATTGGAACGGCGTGGTATGGCCCTCCGACACTGCTAAGCTGTGCCTCTCCAGCCGGTTTGGTAGTCTGCCCCCGATGGACTTTGGTGGTGAACCCTCCAGCAAGAGACCAAGGTACTCCGGGCTTCCCGGAAGGGAAACGGACACTGTAGAGACGTCTAGCTTTAGGACCGAGTACAACAGACTGCTGAACTCCGGGAGACCCCAAGTGAAAAACTCCTTTTCATCACAAggaacctctctctctaacaacaGGCCTCAGGCCTATGCCCCGGTCAAAGCGTCCAATCCTCCAGCCTCTGCAAGCAGCAGCAGCATGGAGACTGACTGGAATATGATCAACATCCTCCGCTCCTACAGCCCCAGTGACCTGGCCTCCCTCTACCACCCCACTGTGGCTAACCCCAGTCACGGAGTGCTGACCAACCCAAGAG GAGGTAGGCCATCACCCTACCCAGCTAGTATGCTACAGAGGAGAGCCTATTCCAGACCCATCAGTAGTGAACACAGTGGACCCCCTGACAAAAGTACTTAG